From the genome of Vicia villosa cultivar HV-30 ecotype Madison, WI linkage group LG2, Vvil1.0, whole genome shotgun sequence, one region includes:
- the LOC131650835 gene encoding uncharacterized protein LOC131650835, protein MPKSPSRPPTDAAGEEFDPVAHALANTNPLSYSFVRAFFNYIARKVSTLSKSKISRLTDDELARVIKDEYSRLTEAEKVRLMDAEFDRLKAIANSIFRLFTGNSLESFFTGFFTSKEEEITPITPPLDSRATSKKEEITPPLYSGSTHDDMIDPLGIILTCIAVLIWLMMMVGEHYKARSYSYERGVIFPTKAAQERMRPLKRSIFLSKYSRTPDLKGLKSIGEFYTGF, encoded by the exons atgcCTAAGTCGCCCTCTCGGCCTCCCACCGATGCCGCCGGAGAAGAATTCGACCCGGTTGCCCATGCTCTCGCAAACACCAACCCTCTATCGTATTCATTCGTTCGCGCATTTTTCAACTACATCGCCAGAAAAGTCTCCACCCTCTCGAAATCCAAAATATCTCGCCTCACCGATGATGAGTTAGCTCGTGTCATCAAGGACGAGTACTCACGTCTCACCGAAGCCGAGAAAGTCCGTCTCATGGACGCCGAGTTTGATCGCTTAAAAGCCATCGCCAATTCCATATTTCGCCTTTTCACCGGTAACAGCTTGGAGAGCTTTTTCACTGGCTTTTTCACTAGTAAAGAAGAAGAGATAACTCCAATAACGCCCCCGTTGGATAGTCGAGCCACTAGTAAAAAAGAAGAGATAACTCCACCTTTGTATAGTGGATCCACTCACGATGATATGATCGATCCTCTCGGCATTATATTAACCT GTATCGCGGTTCTCATCtggttgatgatgatggttggCGAG CATTATAAGGCAAGATCGTACTCTTATGAACGTGGTGTTATTTTCCCTACCAAGGCTGCCCAG GAGCGAATGAGACCTTTAAAGAGATCCATCTTTTTGTCTAAATATTCAAGAACGCCGGATCTGAAG GGTCTTAAAAGCATTGGAGAATTCTACACGGGTTTTTGA